GCAATATACTTTTCTGTTTGAtagttcattttaattttttgtttaaaacccTCAATGTATGGGTGTATGCACTTTCTTCTGCAATCCCAGATATATAACTTATCCATTAAATTATATTAAATAATTCAGTAAGGGGCAAGGCGAAGTTATAATGCCTAATATAATATCTTGATTGCTGAGAACTCTAgatttttttgttaacgtaaaatagtatttttcaaaATCTTTTTCAAGATTAGAGGCCAAAATATGGAACGGCATACCACAACAACTATGCAAATTACCAAAATGCATATTTAAGAAAATTATACATACAGTAATCGACTTATACAAGTTTTAATGGAAGAGGATGATTATGTTGGCACACCTTCACTAATCAttacatttcaaaataattgcTAAAAGTAGATTTATCTAACCGCTATTTCTAttctattatttttatttatttatttacttaatttgtttatttatttatttatttattactagTCTTTAATATCGAGTATTCAATGTGCATACATATTTATTCATCTCTTTACTTTTGTAATACTCACACTTTGGATTTACTCTGTAAACATTCCTACTCGCTACCTGCCTAGATTAGCTTTAGCTATTTGCTAGCGTTGTATTGTGTTAATTTGATATTGACCtaataataaacttgaatttgaacttgaactgtattagttattgtatAAAGAATGCACGAAacaagtacaaatattccatgaTATTGTTCAGTTAGTCATTTGTAAATgcacttggttattgtacagtggagaaccggtttgactagtttagtcGCTGACGTTGCCCCGCATGCGCAAATGTGTCGCACTTTCTCGGTTGTTTAAAATTCGTTTCGTAAAACTTTAGTGCAAGAAAGTtggatgttttggtgtgtagtagtGCTAAGTATTTTTacttgttgtttgtattttgggctcgtcaaaatacagcacaactaagaaaaataatcagcgatactacacaccaaaacatctaataagatgACGGTATTTATTTACGTGCCAACTTTATCTACCGCTAGACATTAAAAAGTTATTGGGGACAATgtaaagaaatcaaatcaaatcataacTTGTATCAAATCGTAGGTccgtttttgaggagaggggaaaaccggagtacctcgAAAAAAACATCTCGGAGAAGAAtagagaaccaagaaactcaatccacatgtagtgccgagtctgggaatcaaacccgtgTCAAGTTGGTGGGAGGAGAGCATTCTCAACACAGTACTGATCGAACCATCACTTCTCCCTGCTTCGACCCACTGAATCCTGAACTACCCggccattgacgagtaaaatcgtctggcattagacagaataaaatctattaagtcccTTACTCCTGGGATACAATGggttaactttttttaaagtacATATTTTGACAGTAGTCTCTCGCCATTTCCTTCCAGTCTGGGAGTagttttggaataaggtgtatgatcACTCATTTTCTAGACAAGTTGTATCCCAGGACTTTGCACAGAAAAATTCTTGAACCTCTTCATTATGTTCGCCATATTTTACACAGTTTGCACAGATTTCAAACTGGTAAAAGTTACTTGAAACTTTAAGCAAGAGGCTATTTTTCCCTGCAAATTAAAGTTAAGGCCTGGATTATAAGGcatacaaattttaaaacacgGTGAAACTGTTATATCTAAATGTAATATCAATGTTAATACAAAATATTGATATCCGAAAACGATTCGCGAAGAAAGCAAAATAACATTGTtgcaaaaacaaactgaaaacgGTCTGTCGAGCCTGAAATGAGGTATCCTTCAGAGATGAACAAAATTTATGCAGATTACCTTGGCAGTAATCTTGACGGTggatttgttgttgttctgtgttAAACACGCATGTCactttcagtaaaaaaaacaaaaaggaatatCCTTACTTACTCTTTCGGATGCTACCAAGAGAACCGCTCCGATGGGAATAAAAACAACGCCAATGACGAAAAACAAGGGCAGAGCGTTTGAAGCTGTCAGAATCGGTTGCCATGCTTTTAATCTTTGCTGTTTGAAGTTAGAATCTAAAGATATAACATTCAATTGACTTAGTCATTTATCTACTATCATTAAAAGGTACAAATTCGCCTTTTAAGCGCTTACTCGATGGCTTTTTTGATTTCTTTCGTTCTCTTACAGAATCCGCCATCTTGGCATTTCTTCTGCACCTGCCCAGACTGGGGCTCATGTTGATGACGTTCGGGGCTCCGTCTGAAAGTAGTATGTTGGCGTGACACAAACGTCACGGAGGAAGAAACTTCGCTATGAGTTTGGAGGCTGCAATAAGTATTTTAACACGAGCTGTTGAGCTTGATCACTTACAAAGCTATTCTGAAGCCTTGGTTTGTTATCAAGAAGGTCTTGCACTATTAATGACTGTTCTAAAAAACACCAAAGATGAGGCGACGAGAATGCATTATCGAGACAAAATGGAGACTTACATTGAGCGCGCAGAAAAGCTGAAAAAATTGGTTAAGGAACAGAAAGAACAGGGAACTTTTCACGAGAAAATCCATATCAAGGATGGAGCGATTGGATATAGTTATCGCCGAGTCTTTGAGAAATACTTGGAGGGAAATGTCGGGAAAGTTGTTGTTGAAGACCCGTACATTCGAAACGTTCACCagatttataattttctacGTTTTTGTGAGTTGCTTGTTAGCTGTGGAACGGTGCGTGACATCCGGCTGCTTACGAGTGAGTTAAAACAGGGTTTTGATACCTTAAGTTAACATGATTCATCACGCGGTGAAGTGCAGTCATGACTCACGTTAGTAGTAGGATGTTGGAGAAGTTAAGGGagtggggtgggggaggggggtgtcTTCCTTGTGCCCTTTCATACAAAGCAACCACTGTCTCATTCGATCAAGATTGTCTTCCACCATCAAAACCTTTTTCAATGGAgtaagaaatgaaaacatggaAATGAAGTTACTTTATTTTCCTGTGAGTGAGTGGTATATGATACACATTTCCTTAGGAGCAAAGCGGTATGGTTAATCATCTGCTACAAATTGAAGGCTTGACCAAATATATTAAATTTTCACTCTTAGAAAAAAAGTGTCATCTTGAGGCCAAGGGGAAAAATGCTAACACATTCTTCAGGGGGCCGCTGAGTACACGTATGTTTGAGAATGGGGGGGCTAGGTTTTGGTATGGATCACGGAAGTgtgagggtgggggggggtgggggagaggTTTAGGAGAAAAGAACACTGCAGAAAAAAATGGGGGCTACCCCCAGCTCCTCATCCTATTTGTTGCCATAAGTTGACACCTTTTATTCAATGAGTACATAATATTATATTCAATTCAAGGAATAACTGAAGAAAATGAGCtatgaatttgtttttttcttcagccAAAGACGAAGATCCAGAAAGCCAAGATAATCAAGCCAAGCGGCTGCAAGCACTCAAAAACAGTTTAAAGAAACACAACATAACTTTAGATGTTGAATATTCTACTACTCTTCATGACCGTGAAATCAGATTCAGTAATGGATGGACGATCAAAATTGGCAGGGGTCTTGATTACTTCAAGCCTCCATCGGGAAAATTTTGCATTGGATTTTGTGACTTTAATCTACGAGAATGCCATGAAACAGTCATAGATATTTATCTCAAGAAACGATGAAGAGTTATGCTGCAACAAATTATGTAGATTTAAATTTGAACTGGGGAGGATTTGGAATAAAAACTATTATTCCCTTAAAAATAAATGATTAATACTGAAACTCGTTGACCTCGGTTACCTTGGCTACCAAAAACAAATCAATTCACACCATGTTTACTCAGCACACTGGTCTTAAATGCTGAACATGTAACTTTCATATTTTACCAAAACATTATTGTAAGGCCCTGTACAATAGATAACcttgtaaatattttaaattttccaattttttttgtagtAATGTTCAGGGGCTACACAAATAAACAATTCTTCTTGACCGTAATTTTcgttctttctttattttactcTGTAATTTAAATTACCGGTAGTCAACGTAAGTTGTCATGGAAGCCTGTTGACAGTAAAAAATACCTTGGACAATTATTAAAACTATATCCAAATTAGTATGTGTAACTAGACTTGCATAGACCACATGAAATTTCGTGGGAACTACATTTCGAAGTTTTAGTTAAAGTTGGCAAAAAACGTCTTTTTTTGCTCTCAGAGTTTTGCACCTCATTTTCTCAAagacatggtacaaaatctggCACGTCCTTCGCCAAAGCACTCAAATGGGCACCGTTTTGTTTAATAGGTCCTCGCAATAGTTTTTACGTGACCGGAAATAAAAATGTGACctaaaatcgaaaaaaaaaaacggaaacaaGTTGAGCAATATCTCGAAACTTGGCCCTGTGATCTACCCTGTTTTTTTTGTTCACGAGAGCGATTAGTTTCTTCAGATTATTATTACCTGTAAGGAAAATTTAACCGAATTTAAAACTGGAAGtttgatttttcattttctaaccGAGCATTTTCCTAAACAACTCAGTTTCTACGCGATAAAGTTTAGTAAGATAATTTAAAGGGGTTTTCGaatctgattaaaaaaaaaagcattaggTCACTGAAGtagttttcaaaacattttccaTAAACTGAACTTTAGAAGGTCTTTTACTAGCGC
The Montipora capricornis isolate CH-2021 chromosome 10, ASM3666992v2, whole genome shotgun sequence genome window above contains:
- the LOC138019004 gene encoding MIT domain-containing protein 1-like — translated: MSLEAAISILTRAVELDHLQSYSEALVCYQEGLALLMTVLKNTKDEATRMHYRDKMETYIERAEKLKKLVKEQKEQGTFHEKIHIKDGAIGYSYRRVFEKYLEGNVGKVVVEDPYIRNVHQIYNFLRFCELLVSCGTVRDIRLLTTKDEDPESQDNQAKRLQALKNSLKKHNITLDVEYSTTLHDREIRFSNGWTIKIGRGLDYFKPPSGKFCIGFCDFNLRECHETVIDIYLKKR